The DNA segment TCGCCCGGGGTTTGCCGGCCTCGCCGAGGAGCTGCCCGGCGATGACCAGTTTCTGGATCTCGGAAGTGCCCTCGTAGATGCGGAGCGCGCGGACCTCGCGGTACAGCCGCTCGACGGCGGCGCCCGCCACCACGCCGCGCCCGCCGAAGAGCTGCACCGCGGAGTCGACCACCCGCTGCGCCGCCTCGGTGGCGTACAGCTTCGCCATCGCCGCCTCCCGTGTGATGCGCTGCGCCCCCGCGTCCCGCGTCCACGCGGCGCGGTAGACGAGGAGCGCGCTGGCGTCCACGTCCACGGCCATGTCGGCCAGGCGTGCCTGCGTGAGCTGGAAATCGGCGAGCGGCTTCCCGAACGCCTCCCGCTCGCGGGACCACGCCAGCGCCTCGTCCAGCGCCCTCCGCGCGAGCCCGAGCGCCGCGGCCCCCACCGTGGAGCGGAACACGTCAAGCGTCCCCAGGGCCACCCTGAGCCCCGCCCCCGCCTCGCCCACCAGCGCTTCGGCCGGGACCCTGCACCCGTCGAGCTCCAGCGTCCCCAGCGGGTGCGGCGCCACCGTCTCGATCCGCTCGCCGAGGTGCAGTCCCGGATTCTCCGCGTCCACCACGAAGGCGGCGAACCCCCGTTCCCCCGCCTCCGGGAAGCGCGCGAAGACCACGTAGTGGTTGGCGATCCCCGCGTTGGAGATCCACGTCTTCCGCCCGTCGATCACGAATCCGCCGCCGTCGCGCCGCGCCGTGGTGCGCATGGCCGCGACGTCGGAGCCCGCCTCCGGCTCGGAGAGCGCGAACGCCGCAATCGAGTCCCCCGCCGCCACCCCCGGCAGGTAACGCCGCTTGAGCGCGTCCGAGCCGAAGAGGGAGATGGGCCCGCTCCCCAGCCCCTGCATGGCGAAGGCGAAGTCCGCCAGCCCGGATGCCCGTGCCAGCGTCTCCCGCACGAGGCAGAGGGTCCGCACGTCCAGCCGCTCGCCGGCGTTCCCGTAGGGCGCCGGCAACGCGTACCGGATCCACCCGGCGGCGCCGAGCCTGCGGACCAGCTCCCGGCACGCGGCGTCCACGTCGCGCTCGTCCGGCTCGCGCACCGCCACCTCCGACGCCACCCACGCCTCCAGCTCTTCCGCGAGCCGCCGGTGCGGCGCGTCGAAGAACGGCCACGCGAGGAAGGTGCGGTCAGGCATGGGGCCCTCCTCCGGCGGACCCCCTCCCCCGGCCCCTCCCCGCAAGGGGGAGGGGAGCACGGCAGCTCGCTGCCGCGGCGGCGCCCCACTCACGCACTTTCGCACTTCCGCACTTTCGCACTCGATCAGTTCCCCTCGAACACGGGCCGCTCCTTCGCGACGAACGCCCGGTACGCCCGGGCGAAGTCCTCGGTCTGCATGCAGATGGCCTGCGCCTGCGCCTCGGCTTCGATGGCTTCGTCCACCCCCATGGCCCACTCCTGGTGCAGGCAGCGCTTGGTCATGCCATGCGCGAAGGTGGGCCCGGCGGCGAGCTGGCGGGCGAGGTCGCGCGCCTCCTCCTGCAGCTGCCCGGGATCCACGAGGCGGTTGTAGAACCCCCACCGCTCAGCCTCCTCCCCGCCCATGCTGCGCCCGGTGTAGAGCAGCTCGCTCGCGCGCCCCTGCCCGATGATGCGGGGGAGGATCGCGCAGGCGCCCATGTCCGCGCCGGAGAGCCCCACCCGGGTGAAGAGGAAGGCCACCCTGCTGCGCGCGGTCCCCAGCCGCAGGTCGCTCGCCATGGCGAGGATGGCCCCCGCGCCGACGCACTGCCCGTCGACGGCCGCGACGATGGGCTGCGGGCAGCCGCGCATGGCCTTCACCAGGTCGCCGGTCATGCGGGTGAAGGTGAGCAGCTCGTCCATGTGCCCCTCCTCCTTCATCCGCACCAGCGGCCCGATGATGTCGTGCACGTCGCCGCCGGAGCAGAAGTTCTCGCCCGCGCCGGTGAGCACCACCACCTTCACGTCGGTGGCGAATGCGAGCTGGCGGAAGGTGTCGCGCAGCTCTGCGTACGACTGGAAGGTGAGGGGGTTCTTCCGCTCGGGGCGCGAGAGGGTGATGGTCGCGACGGGGCCGTCCACCTCCCAGAGGAAGTGGGTGGGGCGGAGGTCGGCGGCGAGGAGCGTGGTGGTCATGGAGTTCTGTCTGGCGTCGGTGGCAGGCCCCCTCCCCCGGCCCCTCCCCCGCCAGCGGGAGAGGGGAGAACGGCCCTGTCAGGGCACGCTCGGCGATCCGTTGGCGGGGCGGGCGGCCCGGCGGATCCGGTCCAGAACGGATCCGAGATCGCCGAGGACCTCCTCGTTGCGGAAGCGGATGACGCGAATCGAAATCGCGGCAAGAGCCGCGCTCCGGGCGTGGTCTCTTGCTGCCTGGTCAACGTCGTCGTGCACCTCGCCGTCGAGCTCGACCGCAAGCCGGAGCGACGCACAATAGAAATCGAGCACGAAGCGCCCGAGTGCGTGCTGCCGGCGGAAATGCAACCCGTCGAGCTGGTTGCGTCGGAGTGCCCGCCAGAGGATGGTCTCCGCGGGAG comes from the Longimicrobiaceae bacterium genome and includes:
- a CDS encoding acyl-CoA dehydrogenase family protein encodes the protein MPDRTFLAWPFFDAPHRRLAEELEAWVASEVAVREPDERDVDAACRELVRRLGAAGWIRYALPAPYGNAGERLDVRTLCLVRETLARASGLADFAFAMQGLGSGPISLFGSDALKRRYLPGVAAGDSIAAFALSEPEAGSDVAAMRTTARRDGGGFVIDGRKTWISNAGIANHYVVFARFPEAGERGFAAFVVDAENPGLHLGERIETVAPHPLGTLELDGCRVPAEALVGEAGAGLRVALGTLDVFRSTVGAAALGLARRALDEALAWSREREAFGKPLADFQLTQARLADMAVDVDASALLVYRAAWTRDAGAQRITREAAMAKLYATEAAQRVVDSAVQLFGGRGVVAGAAVERLYREVRALRIYEGTSEIQKLVIAGQLLGEAGKPRAKDEASDA
- a CDS encoding enoyl-CoA hydratase family protein is translated as MTTTLLAADLRPTHFLWEVDGPVATITLSRPERKNPLTFQSYAELRDTFRQLAFATDVKVVVLTGAGENFCSGGDVHDIIGPLVRMKEEGHMDELLTFTRMTGDLVKAMRGCPQPIVAAVDGQCVGAGAILAMASDLRLGTARSRVAFLFTRVGLSGADMGACAILPRIIGQGRASELLYTGRSMGGEEAERWGFYNRLVDPGQLQEEARDLARQLAAGPTFAHGMTKRCLHQEWAMGVDEAIEAEAQAQAICMQTEDFARAYRAFVAKERPVFEGN
- a CDS encoding endonuclease domain-containing protein; the protein is MPSKRMRSSSTEVQQAARRLRRKETPAETILWRALRRNQLDGLHFRRQHALGRFVLDFYCASLRLAVELDGEVHDDVDQAARDHARSAALAAISIRVIRFRNEEVLGDLGSVLDRIRRAARPANGSPSVP